A window from Enterocloster bolteae encodes these proteins:
- the rpmI gene encoding 50S ribosomal protein L35 — protein sequence MPKLKTSRAAAKRFKKTGTGKLVRNKAYKSHILTKKSTKRKRNLRKDIVTDATNSKVMKKILPYL from the coding sequence ATGCCAAAGTTAAAAACCAGCAGAGCAGCAGCAAAGCGCTTTAAAAAGACAGGAACCGGTAAGTTAGTCCGCAATAAAGCTTACAAGTCTCACATCTTAACTAAGAAATCCACTAAGAGGAAGAGAAATCTTAGAAAAGATATCGTTACCGATGCTACCAACTCAAAGGTAATGAAGAAGATTTTACCATATCTGTAA
- the infC gene encoding translation initiation factor IF-3, whose protein sequence is MINEQIRDKEVRLIGEDGEQLGIVPGKEALRMAQEAELDLVKIAPTAKPPVCKIIDYGKYRYELARKEKEAKKKQKVIEIKEVRLSPNIDTNDLNTKVGAARKFLEKGDKVKVTLRFRGREMAHMFKSKYILDDFAESLKDIAVIDKPSKVEGRSMVMFLTAKR, encoded by the coding sequence ATGATTAACGAGCAAATCAGAGACAAGGAAGTACGGCTGATTGGCGAGGACGGGGAGCAGTTAGGCATCGTGCCGGGAAAAGAGGCACTGAGGATGGCTCAGGAAGCAGAGCTTGACCTGGTGAAGATTGCACCTACGGCAAAGCCGCCGGTATGTAAGATTATCGACTATGGCAAGTACCGTTATGAACTGGCACGCAAGGAAAAAGAAGCCAAGAAGAAACAGAAGGTAATCGAGATAAAGGAAGTTCGTTTGTCACCCAACATTGACACCAACGACTTGAACACCAAGGTGGGAGCTGCCAGAAAGTTTTTGGAGAAGGGCGACAAAGTGAAGGTGACACTTCGTTTCCGCGGTCGTGAGATGGCCCATATGTTCAAGTCCAAATACATCCTGGATGATTTCGCTGAGAGTTTAAAGGATATCGCAGTTATAGATAAACCCTCCAAAGTTGAAGGAAGAAGCATGGTTATGTTTTTAACTGCAAAACGTTAA
- a CDS encoding DUF1540 domain-containing protein, with the protein MTKLECSVKNCLHNADNCCCKAAIAVDGNKAKTAEQTCCASFDENKGGKFTNLFKTPETRLEIACDAVKCVYNEEHRCSAERIDISGDGACECTETRCSTFKAR; encoded by the coding sequence ATGACCAAGCTGGAATGTAGTGTAAAGAACTGCCTGCACAACGCTGACAACTGCTGCTGTAAGGCGGCCATTGCGGTGGATGGCAACAAGGCTAAGACGGCGGAGCAGACCTGCTGTGCAAGCTTTGACGAGAACAAGGGAGGCAAGTTCACCAACCTGTTCAAGACCCCTGAGACAAGGCTGGAGATTGCCTGCGACGCAGTAAAATGTGTCTACAATGAGGAGCACCGCTGCAGCGCTGAGCGCATTGATATAAGCGGTGACGGTGCCTGCGAGTGCACGGAGACCAGGTGCAGTACCTTTAAGGCCAGATAG